The following coding sequences are from one Microbacterium wangchenii window:
- a CDS encoding glutaredoxin family protein, whose translation MTTLTVIGKPECHLCDVAEEIVEAVVADLPDDVADSVAVERLSILEDAALYERWWEKIPVVLIDGSLHAHWRVSADRLREALLVAERA comes from the coding sequence GTGACGACGCTGACGGTCATCGGCAAACCGGAGTGCCATCTGTGCGATGTCGCCGAGGAGATCGTGGAGGCGGTGGTCGCCGACCTGCCCGACGACGTCGCCGACTCCGTCGCCGTGGAGCGTCTCTCGATCCTGGAGGACGCCGCCCTGTATGAGCGATGGTGGGAGAAGATCCCGGTCGTGCTGATCGACGGATCCCTCCACGCGCACTGGCGGGTCTCCGCGGACCGCCTGCGCGAGGCGCTGCTGGTGGCGGAGAGGGCCTAG
- a CDS encoding rhodanese-like domain-containing protein has protein sequence MQSISVQQLREREGVPLVDVREPDEYAAGHVPGAVNMPMSTLGEHLDELPEGPFDVICQVGGRSARVVEALTARGMDATNIEGGTGAWAEAGYGLEH, from the coding sequence ATGCAGTCCATCTCCGTCCAGCAGCTGCGCGAGCGCGAGGGTGTTCCGCTCGTGGACGTGCGCGAGCCCGACGAGTACGCGGCCGGCCATGTGCCGGGTGCCGTCAACATGCCGATGTCGACCCTCGGCGAGCACCTCGATGAGCTCCCGGAGGGCCCGTTCGACGTGATCTGCCAGGTCGGTGGACGCTCGGCGCGTGTCGTGGAGGCCCTCACCGCGCGGGGCATGGATGCCACCAACATTGAAGGCGGCACGGGTGCGTGGGCCGAGGCCGGCTACGGCCTCGAGCACTGA
- a CDS encoding 30S ribosomal protein bS22 encodes MGSVIKKRRKRMAKKKHRKLLRKTRHQRRNKK; translated from the coding sequence GTGGGTTCTGTCATCAAGAAGCGCCGTAAGCGCATGGCGAAGAAGAAGCACCGCAAGCTGCTTCGCAAGACTCGTCACCAGCGCCGCAACAAGAAGTAA
- a CDS encoding helix-turn-helix domain-containing protein, protein MAELPDVRFLTVAEVAELMRVSKMTVYRLVHSGELPAVRFGRSYRVPESAVVDAMQRPVSDVG, encoded by the coding sequence ATGGCCGAACTGCCGGACGTGCGCTTCCTCACCGTCGCCGAGGTGGCCGAGCTGATGCGCGTGTCCAAGATGACGGTCTACCGGCTCGTGCACTCCGGCGAGCTTCCCGCCGTGCGATTCGGCCGCAGCTACCGCGTGCCGGAATCGGCTGTGGTCGATGCCATGCAACGGCCGGTCTCCGACGTCGGCTAG
- a CDS encoding TetR/AcrR family transcriptional regulator: MDEQTPDLELPRGVALAWGMAADPQRGPKREMSLERIVDAAVQIADADGLGAVSMAAVAARLGYTTMSLYRYVSAKDDLIQLMQEEATGLPPESIREAKGWRARLVAAFRASVQVYLEHPWILDIPITGSPATPNSAAFMDVMLDALAETPLTDDERLAAALQVTGQARWYGTILAAYARQARERGMSPEEIAAYEDRLFATLITPEEYPALRRAVDAGVFRSEADPFQFGLDRTLDGLAAYMAERESGAPPAPSAPWHEPEAPDVAEDKRYREARKAVRDAEKALRAARKLERQALAEARQRAARTRRDT, from the coding sequence GTGGATGAGCAGACCCCCGATCTCGAGCTGCCGCGCGGCGTGGCGCTGGCGTGGGGCATGGCGGCCGACCCGCAGCGCGGGCCGAAGCGGGAGATGAGCCTCGAGCGCATCGTCGACGCCGCCGTGCAGATCGCCGACGCCGACGGACTCGGCGCGGTGTCGATGGCGGCGGTCGCCGCGCGCCTGGGGTACACGACGATGTCGCTCTACCGATACGTCAGCGCCAAGGACGACCTCATCCAGCTCATGCAGGAGGAGGCGACGGGGCTTCCCCCGGAGTCCATCCGCGAGGCGAAGGGGTGGCGGGCCAGGCTGGTCGCCGCATTCCGTGCCAGCGTGCAGGTGTACCTGGAGCACCCGTGGATCCTCGACATCCCGATCACCGGGTCACCGGCCACGCCGAACTCCGCGGCCTTCATGGACGTCATGCTCGACGCCCTCGCCGAGACTCCGCTGACCGATGACGAGCGCCTCGCGGCGGCGCTGCAGGTCACCGGCCAGGCCCGGTGGTACGGCACGATCCTCGCCGCCTACGCCCGCCAGGCCAGGGAGCGGGGGATGTCGCCGGAGGAGATCGCGGCGTACGAGGATCGGCTCTTCGCGACCCTCATCACGCCGGAGGAGTACCCGGCCCTCCGGCGGGCCGTCGACGCCGGTGTGTTCCGCTCGGAGGCCGACCCCTTCCAGTTCGGGCTGGATCGCACTCTCGACGGGCTCGCCGCATACATGGCCGAGCGTGAATCCGGAGCACCGCCGGCACCCTCCGCGCCGTGGCACGAGCCGGAAGCGCCCGATGTCGCCGAGGACAAGCGGTACCGCGAGGCGCGCAAGGCCGTGCGGGACGCGGAGAAGGCGCTCAGGGCGGCGCGGAAGCTCGAACGCCAGGCGCTCGCCGAAGCGCGTCAGCGTGCGGCGCGCACTCGCCGCGACACGTGA
- a CDS encoding ATP-binding cassette domain-containing protein yields the protein MDAAISVHRLRKQYGGHAVLDGLEFSVRRGEVFALLGPNGAGKTTTISILTTLQLPDGGEASVAGFDVATSPRDVQQRIALTGQAAAVDDVLTGAENLMMLGRLSGLRPRMARERATELLARFDLTDAASRPVGTYSGGMRRRLDLALSLVVTPEVLFLDEPTTGLDTRSRRELWDVIRTLAAGGTTVFLTTQYLEEADQLADRVAVLHGGRIAASGAPSELKSRVGTEVVELRDPAGELLQEIATDGTVRGLRAALDTLDADRDEGAVTLRRPTLDDVFLALTDDPAALPERSTP from the coding sequence ATGGATGCCGCCATCTCGGTCCACCGCCTGCGCAAGCAGTACGGCGGACATGCCGTCCTCGACGGCCTGGAATTCAGCGTCCGTCGCGGTGAGGTCTTCGCCCTGCTCGGACCGAACGGGGCCGGCAAGACGACGACGATCTCGATCCTCACGACGCTGCAGCTACCCGACGGCGGGGAGGCCTCCGTCGCGGGATTCGACGTCGCGACCTCCCCGCGCGACGTGCAGCAGCGCATCGCCCTGACCGGACAGGCCGCCGCGGTGGACGATGTGCTCACCGGAGCCGAGAACCTCATGATGCTCGGCCGGTTGTCCGGCCTGCGCCCCCGCATGGCGCGCGAGCGCGCGACAGAGCTCCTCGCGCGGTTCGATCTGACCGACGCCGCGTCGCGGCCGGTCGGCACCTACTCCGGAGGGATGCGGCGGCGTCTGGATCTGGCCCTGAGCCTCGTCGTCACCCCGGAGGTGCTCTTCCTGGACGAACCCACGACCGGATTGGACACCCGCAGCCGGCGTGAACTGTGGGACGTCATCCGCACGCTGGCCGCGGGTGGGACCACGGTGTTCCTCACGACGCAGTACCTGGAGGAAGCGGACCAGCTCGCCGACCGCGTGGCCGTCCTGCACGGGGGTCGCATCGCCGCATCCGGCGCTCCGTCCGAGCTGAAATCGCGCGTCGGAACCGAGGTGGTGGAGCTGCGCGACCCCGCCGGCGAGCTCCTGCAGGAGATCGCCACGGACGGGACGGTGCGGGGACTGCGCGCCGCCCTCGACACCCTCGACGCGGACCGGGACGAGGGTGCCGTGACCCTTCGTCGACCGACCCTCGACGACGTGTTCCTTGCCCTGACCGACGACCCCGCAGCCCTCCCCGAAAGGAGCACCCCGTGA